The nucleotide window gacacacccagggtgggacaccagactgtcacaaggtaccccaagcaggactcgaaccccagacccaccagagagcaggcacagaccaaaccacccgctgtgccaccacaccctccaatGTAaggcacaagttgtgttttctatgagatgtatgtcgcttgggggcgggggtgcagtggcgcagtgggttggaccaggtcctgccctctggtgggtctggggttcgagtcccgcttggggtgccttgcgacggactggcatcctgtcctgggtgtgtcccctccccctccagccttacgccctgcgttgctgagttaggctccggttccccgcgaccctgtatgggacaagcggttctgaaaatgtgtgtgtgtatgtcgctttggagaaatatgtaaatgtaaactttacatTATAATTCATTATAACGCATTATAATAATCTGAAAAACAaaggggggggtgcggcagCTCAGCGGgtttgacagggtcctgctctctgattgttcgggggttcgagtcctgcttggggtgccttgcgatggactggcgtcccgccctgggtgtgtcccctacacctccagccttgcgtcgtgtattgcctggttaggctccggctcactgcaaccccgcttaggacaagcggttacagccagcatgtgtgtatatgtgaaaaacaatgaaactgaCTAGGGTAAAGGAATTTCTTCATGTGTTTCCATATTCGGTACTGCAGCGGCCCAATAAACTGTCCAGACTGCACCTCACAGCTCTCAGCAGCGGGGGGGATAAAATTCACCTGGCACCTGCCCAGAGaaaggtgggtgggggggaagggggggtatAGAGAGAGATAATGGGGATGGGTGAATTATGGGGGAAAGACTGAGACTGAGGTGAACCGAATGACAATTTCTTATGTCCTTCAAAAAGGCAGAGAGACAGATGGAGGCATAAAATGACAGCGGTACAAGGAGAGGGGACAGACTGTCAGGAGTGGTCTGCACCTCGTGAAAATACGCAGCGGGAATGAGAAACGATTCATCACATGAGATCAGCTCCATACTTGCCTTTTCAAAAGATCCTTGATATCctgaaatggagggaaaataaatcagtatttttaatgcaaaacaaaagcattaacTGCACACATGACTTAGACCAAAAAACCCTTGTCTGTAACCTAAAACCTCCTAACACCCCCAACCCCAGTTATTTATTACActaacatacaattatttagcccATTTCTAcagatgggtgatttcaatggagcaattcaaggcaaATACCTTGCTTTGGATCGACCAACAACCCCAGAATCTTTTTGTCTCTtcaacactcactcacttttagCAGTTTAAGGCTGTCTTCTTCCTTCAGCTTGCTGTTCAACGTCTCAATTGCTCTTTCGAGGTCCTTCCCTTGCTCTGCAacctttttctccctctctctcaacACCTTTACCctcttctccctctccttccGCAGTCGCTCCATGTCCatgtcctcctccatctccaggAAACGGTGGAGGTTCTGGTATTCTGCTTTCAGTTCCCTTTCTAAGTCATCGAAGTTGTTCTGAAGATTTGTGAGGTAAGAGGCAATGGATTGTGTTAGTGTGCAATATAAGTTTGTCTCGGTTGACAGTTTACGCAATTTAAATAGAATAGCCCCGGTGGGGAGAGTGCAGCTGTGTGGCTTTGGATGTGAGAAACACACATGTTCCATATGTTGGCTGCATTTAATATAAGCATTTTAGTTCACCTAGCATCAGAAGGAACCCTTTGGCacattatacatttagctgatgctttcctccaaagcaacttacaatgttaaggtcacaatcacttacccatttatatagctggctaattttactggagtaattcagggtaagtaccttgctcaagggtactagagctggagatcaaacctccaacctttgaggccaaaggcagcagcactaaccactactctacacACCCGCACTCTATAAATCTCTCAAATTTCAGAAACATACGAAAATCTATGTCTTGCGTTTATCTCGTACATTCGAATCAGCTGGCACCATCATTCCACTATAAAGGggttgtatttttatattttaagcatTCGCTAATGTAATCTATTAAAAGTACGTGTTTATTGTTGAAATCTTCGGTATATTCCGAAAAAGCCTCAAAATTTCTTGGAaagttacattcacatttattcattttgcagacgcttttctccaaagcgacgcacatctcagcaaaaatacgtCGTTTGACTGTTGCCCTTAAATTTGTTTCACTAAGAATAACTCGCTACCATTGCAACGAAATAGTAGCTATGTCTCGTTCCTTTGCGTAAGGACGACGCAGTTTATTAAACATAAAGTGTCGCGTTAATCCCACATTTTAGTATATTCCACAATCAGTGCTTCTTCTGAGACACCAGGtgtaaggaaaaataaacagcgGTACCTCAAGTTCAACTATCTGTGCGTATGTTTCTCGTTCTTCCTCCCAGCATTCAtctatttcatgttttatccGTTTAATTGCCTTTATCAGCTTCTCCTGAAAAggtcacatatacacacagtggGAAAGGAAGGTAAAAAAAAGATATACAAAACCAACTGATTTTATTAAACACTCATTCCTCTAGTTTCTTTACACTTAAATAGCAATATAAGTTATACATTACACATTTTTGGTACATGTTTCCATATTACTTCTAAAGAAAAGgccttattaaaatattttgcaagGTCAAACTATGCCATGCTGTCAAAAAATAATGCGAATGTACCACGCGTTGCTTTTTGCTGCGTTCGTCTCATATGAGTCAATCTTACCTTATGATCAGCGAGGAGATTTTTATCGAAGCAGTTGTCTTTCATGTAATTGTTTGACATTCCAATATTTCTGAGGTCGGACAGACAAGAGCAAGTCGGAATGAACTGGAAACCAAGAGCAGGGAGGTTAAAAAAAGGGGACAGAgtgggggaggtgtgtgtgtgttgggggggggcggaatagtgacaaaaataattgaaaagtgACAGATCCAAAGACAAAAGGCACGGAGAAACAAGATGATGATACTATAAAACGTCTCTCTTGATGCAGACTAGTGAATAATGTATATGAGGAAATAATATGTGTGTGAAGGGAAAGAGAGCAGGTGAACTGAAGATGACACAAAGGGCAGAGAAATAAATCACATCCAAAGACTGCAAGAGAGAATGGCTCCCAGAGGCCAAAAGTATGGGAGGGTGCGTATAGCCCACACCTGTTCCGGGGGGCAGCGTAGTGGAGATATGGCGTTGAGAAACACTTCTATTTCCGTCAGCAAGTGAGTGCTTCTGGAAATGAAGTGcagcgagagagggagggaagtaACTCGGTCCATTAAagagtgatgtgtgtgtgtgtgtgtgtgtgggggggggtctaaATGGGCTGAACACCATAAAGCTTGAACATGGTGCATGTTTGTTTCCATAATCATATCTCAGTTCGTTTTAGAATTAGGAGGATGcttaaaaagcaaatgtttgcCTATATCAAGTACACAtggaaagaaaatatatatctaGAGTTTGGTGAATAGAATCTAAAGGATATTTAATAACTTCTAAGGCAAATGGATTTAAAACACTGATTAAGAAGAATGAAAGAAGCAATCTGACTTGCATGCGAATGCATAAGTAATGCATTGCAATATgggatgaaaatatataccaaACAGTCTTTCTTGCAAGTGCGTATCTTAAATGGTGATTTGGACCAACACATGGTCTGCTGAATGtatactctcacacacacacaagtggggtcatgggaaaccagaacctaacccagcaacacagggcacaaggctggaaggggcggggacacaccccggatgggacgcccgtccattgcaaggcaccccaagcaggacttgaaccccagacccaccgaagagcaggacccagtcaaacccgatGCATTACTGCACCCCCTGAATGTATACTATACATCTAAATGTACAATAATGTACTGTGTTTGGACTGTGCTTTCAAAAGTGGAGCACTTCAGTTTAGCTTTCACTTCGGATAACTGGAACGCGGACCCAGCGAAGGAAAAAAGGCGCCTCTGATGCGTTTGTTAGCAGTGCTGCTTTCCGAAGTTTGGAGACATAAAGATTTCATGAAGAGGATGCCAGACATGTAAAGGAGCCaaagtgtgttttctctttacatttgtgctcaagtaaaaaaatCTCAATGCCAAAAATTGTTCTCGAAAATGacaatttctccagaaatgtaCTTGTGTACGAGAAACAGGGTATCAAGCGACCTCAGACCTGTGTCACCTGGAGCTTTACACCTCTGGTAGGGTCTACAGTACCATGGTAAATAGCACTGAGGGAAGAAGCTAAATAAAGAAGAGTCCAAAAACCCCTGTGGGAATACAAGTAACATCCAAATGTGCACTCTCCAGGTTAAGGTTACTGAGATGCATTCCAGTGCTCATTGGCTTTGGATAATGACCAAAAAAGCAAGATTTTGGACACAAGTGACCATAAAGATTCTTAGCAGGGCTCACTCCCCATGACTGGGTGAAGAGCTCAGTGATCCAGTAGAGCCTCAGAGTCACTACCTTCCCAAATGAGGATGAGTTTTCCAAGGTGATCATCCAgaacaccccaaccagactgcttcgctcttccACACCTGCCCACCTGATGGTCcaacgcacaaaaggtaaagcatggaggttctcagctctggctctgctgtggtggaacgacctccccctctcactcagaactgctgaatctccgtccacatttaaaacgggtcttaaaactcatctcttccagactcatttcacctgtgatctcttaagttcacgtaacgtgtaaatgttcttgcaccataactttacgataatgcccagataaacctttacacagctactgctgtaaagtaacataaatgtacttttttgtacttttatgcagctgcagtatttgtgcgatgaacattggttcatatggtggaaagaaacaaactccacttaagaatcatgtgcctgcatctaagtctctctttctgctaatgtaatgaacacattttattttctatgagatgtacgtcactttgcagaaaagcatctgctaaataagtaaatgtaaggtgGTTTGGGCATGTTGTAAGAATACCGTCCTGGTGGAGACCCCAGGACAGACCCAAGACATTTActtatcagacatttttctccaaagcaactttcaatgaactcacacacacacacacacacattttcagaaccgcttgtcccttacggggtcacggagcccacccggcaacacagggcgtaaggccggagggggaaggggacacacccaggacgggacgccagtccgccgcaaggcaccccaagcgggacttgaaccccagacccaccggagagcaggactgcggtccaacccactgcgccactgcaccccctcaatgaactctatgtagtgttatcagcccacacactttattcaccgcggtgacttacactgctagatacactacttacactgggtcactcatccatacatcagtggaacacactcactctgtcactcacacactatgggggaacctgaacagcatgtctttggactgtgggaggaaaccagagcacccagaggaaacccacacagacacggggagaacatgcaaactccacacaggctgagcggggatcgaacccacgtcctctcgcaccacccaggcactgtgagacatgAGAGggattacagtatatttcttgGCAGGCCTGGGAACACCTGGGGATTCTCAAGGTCGAAAGGAATTCTTGGGCCTGGATGCTCAGCCTCCTACCAGTGCAGCTCTTTCCAGGACAAGCAGGAAGAAACTGAACTCAGTAACTAAGCGTAAATTTTTCTCACTCCTACCCACCTGTGATTATAGTATATCTCTACAGGAATTTAGCTGATACATCATGTTCTATGGGTTGGTGTATGCTGCTACTCATGTAATACTACTGTTAACATCACGTGCTCCAAAAATGGTAGCTACACATTCCATACGCAGCAGTGACATGGGACAAACTGGATGTACTTCGAGAATTGCggttctgtgtttttatgcctTCCGTTTGTTGgcgaaatgcattttgtttcccCTGAGATGTACAATAGGTCCCTTTGGATGACAGTctgttacatgaataaatgtaaacggaaGTCCTTCCGTCCAAGTTAGGCGAAGAAGGAAATATGCCCAGTCGGCAGGGGGCAGTAGAGTTCTAACAGTGCCTTCCGGAAACCGGAAGTTGCCGCTACTGGGGAGGAAGAGACGCGTCAATTTCCTTTCAACGAAATGTGTGcgagaaataaacaaaaaataaagcgACAGAGTCTGGCAGTTTGGGAAGTTTCAGGTAACGGGAACGCTTGCTGGAAGTGAGATatagtaataaatatttatgtcatTAAAAGAGCATCCTGACTGGCAAGCAGTCATGCGTTTTTTTGTAATACGTATCGAATATTTTCTTTCGTATGCTGCGGGTCGTTTCCGAATTACTCACGGAATCATGTGTGTGTAGTTGACAGTCACACagtgttatttctgttttgggAAGAATGAACGGCCAGGTTGACACGGACGTGGACTACAAGCGCAAGTACAAGAACCTGAAGCGCAAACTGAAATTCCTGGTTTATGTGAGTCTCCGTGTCCAGCGCCCCTGTGCagtgctgtgtctgtgtcttgtTTCTGTTTCTACGCATCCAGCTTTGCCTTTGGCTCATTCATCTCCCTCGTACTTCACTTGTGTCCCGCAGGAGCAGGAATGTTTTCAGGAGGAGCTGAGGAAAGCTCAGAGGAAGTTGCTCAAGGTCTCCAGGGACAAGAGGTCGGCGGgactctattattattatattatcatcatcaatgatcatcatcattattatcgttattattatgTCTCATAGTTCATCACTTCAGCattttacactacatttacttttatccatttagctgatgcttttcttcgaagccacttaaaatgttaaggtacttggttatttacccattgggtaattttactggagaaagtaccttgctcaagggtactacagccagagttgGGATCtgaccctgtgacctttgggtccaaagccagcagttctaaccactgcactacctgctgtcctttagtgtatctggatatggtatggatgagtgacccagtgtaggtcttcgggtgctctggtttcctcccacactccaaagacatgctgttcaggttcacccatagtgtgtgagtgacagagagagtgtgttccactgatgtatggatgagtgacccactgtaagcagtgttatctagcagtgtaagtcaccttggtgaataaggtgtgtgggctgataacactacatagaatttattggaagttgctttagaaaaaagcgtctgctaaataaatgcatgtaaatgtacagtatatgcagcTTAATCTGGCTGGGTATTCTAATgatcagttcaggctaagtatcATCATggagtgctacagcaggagtgagactggattcaaaccagcagcccTGGGTTAGGGTTGAAGGATCATCTTCTATGGTTCATGAAACCTAAGTCGCCTAAAGTGAATGCTGAAGGTCTACAAGGGCTAAGGGAAGGACTGTGAGATTGGAGTTGTTGGAGGAGGCAGTTATAGCGCTGCTTATCCTGCTTTTGCCTTCTGTTTCAAATCAGCTTCCTCCTGGACAGACTGTTGCAGTACGAGAGAGTTGATGAAGATTCTTCCGGTACGTCTCGGTGCATAAACTTTGTTAATtcacaatattaaaatttaggTATTCCGTTGCTTACGCTTGGTGGTGTATTGTGTTTGTGTCAGACTCCGATGCCACGGTTTCCTCCGACAACAGTGAAGGAGAAggactgagggacagagagagggaatgTGTTAAAAAGTGAGTATGAGGGCAACACACCAGACCTGAGCAGAGTCAGTGTTTTATATGTGTCATACATTGTGCGCATAATGTTATTGATCAGCAGCATTTACACTGTTGGGCAATTCATTGGAGCAGTTTAGGTTCTGTGCCTGAACTATCTTGATTACCTCTCTTGAGACTGCCACAACAGGGCCAGCTACCTGTACAAGACCATGTCCTTAATCACTTTATCAGAATCTAGTAAAAggtatgtttatattttgtacatgttAAAAAGCTGTCTGTGTTCTCCCATCCCtcccaggaggaggagcagcccTGGTCTCCCTGGGCATGTCTCATCCTCTGCCTCCCATATGTCCCTGTTGTCTCGCCCTGGGGTGACACCCCTTCAGTCTGCAGCATCCACCCCTTACCTCAACACTGTGAGTTTACACCCGTGCTGTGTGTGTACGAACAAGTCAGCATCATTGGTCTCGCTATTTGTCATCCATACCTTTCTAATTAATTATTGTCGGCATCCACTGGCATTACTcgttttcaaatttttatcaAATAAGTTACTTGGTCTTTATCAGTATTGTGTgttatatttagtttttttaccattttattcatatatatgaatgtattctttttgcattttcttctttcattttttctgtatttcactcATTTTGTGGGATGTATGTGTGCACGCctgtatgtgtttttgttaaaaattggTTCATGAGGGTGTTCTGTGTGTATGGTGGGTAGTTGCCCTTCCCCCCAGAGTATTTGGCTCCTTCCTCTGATCGAgggaagaaagagagaaagacaaagacgACCAAACACAAGAAAGACTCTGCGGGGAAGGTGAGAGAGGAGAAGATGATAGTGGTGTGCACACTACATAACAGGCAGCTCAGCAGACATCATCATTAATTGGCTGCACATTTAATGGGCATTTAAAGTCTCAAGTTACTGTTGTTAGatacacatgtacattttgACGGTATAGTTACAGGAGCTAGAAATGGTTCACTTTTAGTTAAAGCTACACAGCTCAATCTGCTGAATTAAAGTTGACATCAGTTGGGTCGCGTGTATCCATAAAAGGTTATAtgccatggtggtgcagtatatattttttataatataaaatgaGCTTTGGTCAGagattcaaacatttaaaaaatgtaccaGAAAAATTCCTTTCTCTCAGAACTGTACTCAACCCCCCTCCAGTTTTTCCCTGGCCCTTCTTTGGTTTTTCTCTATGTTAAATGTTTCTTATTTATTCCTGCCCTTCTCATCCTTCCTTTTTacctttcatgtttttcttaCCTCTTCTACCACCATTACCCCCATTTCTGCCCACACTTATAGGTTGTGGCCCCTACAGCTTCTAACTACCCCTCTGCCACAGCGCCTTCTGCTACCCCTGGTACTCCTTTCAGTTGGGTGCCACGACAGATGCTGAGCGGAGATGCAGCAGAGGAAGAGGGTGACAGCGAAGGTGATAGCGACAGAGGCGAGGAGGAGCGAGGCGAGGGGGAGGAGGCTGAGTTGGTCATTGACATTCCTAACGAGTGAGGGTGTGTGCCTCCCGTGGCCACACCCCATGGGGGTTAGTCTTACCTTGCAGTTTTCACTGTGCACTCAGCAATATTCAATGCTTGCAAAACTACAGATGGAACTCATTACTTATTTACATTCAGTTGTATTCAAGACTCCTGGAGGCAATGTCCCAGTCTAAGTTCAGGGCTTTCTTAGTGGCAGTGACTTGAAGGCAGGAGGGCACCATGCATGAGGTACAAACACTACATACTGTCATTCAAAGGGGGATGAGTAGGAGTATTCCTATCTGGTATCTCCAGTGACATGAAGATGCACTAGATGTCAAGGCAAAAATTCAGGAAGGGACCCTATAGTACTGTGGATATTTGGTGTTTGACAGTTTGTAAGTTATATATTAGGAAAAATTTGGAATGCACTACCCCACTGtttaattaattgtaaaatgaatgcaaagATGCACAGCAAAAACAGCATATTGCATAGtacattaaaaaaggaaacgCATGCATACACGGACAAGATCATATCAAGGTAGCGCGGGTCCACTCCCAGGTGattccatattttttattttcatatgtattttttcttactGCGGAAGAAATTAGCCTGTGCCCCCCACTGTTATGATTAGagcatgtttttaatgttaaattctgtaaacaaacacacagtagGGATAGAAGTCATTTACTGAATGATCATATGATATAAAAGCAACTGCAATGCATCTGGTGTATCTTTTGGCATAGTTTGATATGCGATACACAGTGacgtaatttaaaaataagtgcCACATCTCCTATAATGATGACATATGACTTAGACATGcagtttaattcagttttagaatcaatgaataaattgttactgttttcagtttttcacactGTTAGTACATGTGTGTCGTTCTGAGTAAATAGACCTTCCCTGATTCTTTCTTTTACTCTTTTCACACAGGCTGCAGGAacagttttgcagttttttttgtttgtttgttttttaagttaataaaacatgttaaacTTCTCAAAAGattgtgttctgttttctgtatCTATACGTAGTCGCTATTTGGGATGAATCTcctggggaaaaatgtgattcaCATTATTCTCCTGTCACTTAAAGTTAGCGTACACCATCTCCAGCTGAATGAAATCCAGACATGACCATCTGTGTCTCATCTGCTGCACTGGGTCACGTTGTTTTACTATAGAGCATTTCGCAGTATTGTGCCGTGCCTTGTGTATCCaaagaatataaatacattttaaacattttaatgcagtttcataTTATGGAAAGATAGTATCCACAGCATTTATTGGCTTCACTCAGATtttgtttgggtgtgtgtgtgtatttgaacagCAACAGAACAGTCAGTTACCCCCCCAAAGCAAAATTGCCCAGAGAAACATATGGGAATGCTGATTTTCAAGTCATGGCCATAGGTGTGGAGACCAGATTGTGTTTGTGTACTTAGAGGTACAATGTGGTGAACTGCAGCCAGGGGGAGGGACAGGTTAGGGAGGAGCAGAGATACAGTATACTACAGGCCCTTGGTGTAAGTTCATACAAGGTGGGACAAACATGGGTGGAGTGTAAAGAAGACATGGGAGAAAACTGATAGGTATGGGCAGCAGGAGAAAGGACAAGACTGTCACTGAGTACTTTCATGGTTTCATACTTCCCTCATACTCCGCAGCTATTAATGCTAGATGTGATAGCTATGCCTTCTACAGCTGCTAGGTTCCCAAGCTGGATTTTGGTGGGactttgtttttccatctccgtgtggggagagggagagacacaTTTTTCGCAATGTTACCAGAGCTTTTACAAGCAGATGCCCCCTCGGGGCTTCAGCGGAGACCATCTACAGCAGCTCTGTCACAACCTGGGGAACGGACAGTCCTTCGCTAGCTTGTACAGTGCTTCCCGCGATGCTACAGTCTTCTCTGCACTTTGTATCGGCAAAGGATGGAGACACAAGGGGAGTGAGGGAGACCACAAGGTAAGTTCAGCTTGCCTCACTTCTGTCATTGTTAGGCATGCTGGTAAGTTGCCGTCATTGTTCGCGCAAATCCACGAGAAAGACAAGTTATCACACGTTGAAACCAGACAGGTAATGCTGTTTCTTTGTTCACATT belongs to Scleropages formosus chromosome 18, fSclFor1.1, whole genome shotgun sequence and includes:
- the ino80e gene encoding INO80 complex subunit E isoform X1, encoding MNGQVDTDVDYKRKYKNLKRKLKFLVYEQECFQEELRKAQRKLLKVSRDKSFLLDRLLQYERVDEDSSDSDATVSSDNSEGEGLRDRERECVKKRRSSPGLPGHVSSSASHMSLLSRPGVTPLQSAASTPYLNTLPFPPEYLAPSSDRGKKERKTKTTKHKKDSAGKVVAPTASNYPSATAPSATPGTPFSWVPRQMLSGDAAEEEGDSEGDSDRGEEERGEGEEAELVIDIPNE
- the ino80e gene encoding INO80 complex subunit E isoform X2, whose protein sequence is MNGQVDTDVDYKRKYKNLKRKLKFLVYEQECFQEELRKAQRKLLKVSRDKSFLLDRLLQYERVDEDSSDSDATVSSDNSEGEGLRDRERECVKKRRSSPGLPGHVSSSASHMSLLSRPGVTPLQSAASTPYLNTVVAPTASNYPSATAPSATPGTPFSWVPRQMLSGDAAEEEGDSEGDSDRGEEERGEGEEAELVIDIPNE